TGTACTTGCTGCCATTGATTTCATACACACGCAGAAACAAATCTGTTGAAAGAATGGCGTCAGTGTGCATGTGTTGTAAGTGCGTATTACAGAACGCCTAAACTCACTTGAAAAAGCAGTCTCTCACCGTACTGAAGGACTGATTTAAACGGAAAAGGGCTCATGTTAATGTTTATTTGAGTAAAATAGTTGCAAACTGCGAGGTTTAATATCCTAAACCGACACATGGCCTCCAcaatgcacagcacatgggcatgtTTTGTATGTTCGCATAAATACTTGGACGCAATGGGTTAAATACACGCTTCTTGGGCTCAGTAGcggagcaccttaaccactgattttcttctttatttcaagCAGCAATGAGTCTTGTGCAAGCTATTAAAGCAGCTGCGACAGTTTGCATAGTGATGTTGAGACACCTTTATGTGCTAAAAAAAGGTTTTTAGGTGACTTATAGGGATTAATGAAGTCTAGAGTACATTTTTAGCTGCTGATCACAGGAGGAGAATTGTGTCTGCTCTTTTGCTCTCTGCACAAAAAGTAGTTTGTGCTTTTCGATATTTGTGTTATTTCTTGGTTCTAGCCAATTTTATCACTCTAGCAATTCGTTTTTCAATGCATATCTGTGATTAACAGATGTATAAGAAGCAATGAGTTTTATTGTTCAAAGTCGCTCAAGAACTGTTGGTGCGACTATGCGAACAGTTTGTGATAATTGAAGTTATGGCTCCTCAGGGAACAGTATTTACAGTACAAATCTGTGATAAGCATGCATAGGAATACCAAGAATCAGTTATTATTCGTACCTAAGACGCATTATTTTTAATGGAAATTTGTGCAATGCACGGTGATATATTTACAAATATGGAGAGTACTGTGAGATGCATGAAACAATTTGTATCACTGGAAAAATGCGTGACGTCTGTGGCTGTATGTATGCGCATTTCACTACTCTTTAGAGTTGTACAGAGTTCTATTACGTATGCCGAAAAAACTGAGGACTTTTGTCTATTTTGAAGTGTTATAAAATAAAACTGCATGTTTAATGCAGTTGCGTACTGCCCGTGCACTGTCTCTCCAGTGCTTTGTTTTCAAAACATATGTGTATTGTGTCCGTAGACAACAGTCAGACAAGATGGTTCATCTGTGAATTAACTTCCGTGTGTTGTGGTTCCGAGAATAGTGAGCATTCAACTACAAAATGCCATACAACTACGAAGAACTTTCTTCGAGGAAGTTTCCAGTAGACTCCGAGAATAGTACCATCAAAGTGACTTTTGTGGACACAACAGAAGTGGTCTACAAAAGCAGAAAAAGGCAAATATCAGCAGCAGAGGTACACTCTGACCATTTATTGGCCAAAACACCTGGAAAACAAGAGCTGACCTAAACAATTAGAATGCAACCGAGCATATATGAAAAAAAGCAGTTAAAATGCACGTTAAGGACACTCTGTAAAACAGTACAGAGAGTAAGGGTTATTAGTCGTATGCATATATGCTCCAGAGGATAACAGATGGTTGTTCAACAGCCCTCTTTGTATCTAAACAGGAACTTGACAGTAACAAAACAGTTAAAAGAATGGGTGAACACCTGCTTCACAGCAGTATACACCACATACTCAGTGCTCCAGGTTTCAGTGTATACATCTCTCGTGGTAATAATATTCGATCGCAAGGAAGTACGCAATATTCTCGTCATATTGAACATGAACAAGTGCCTGAGAAAGCTGGTCCCGATAAAAAAACGCAGTGATCAGGCTTTCATGCCACGTGCAGAGCGCTTTACAATTACCAACGGTAACCGCCATGTAAAAAATTCAGGCAACTGCATGCGGAATGGCTACTTTCTAATTGGTGTGTCTTGTACTCTCCACGTACTTGTACCACTAAATGTTACTTAGTTTAGCACAAACTGAAGGCAAAATTAAAGAGGTTAAAAAAGTTAATTTTAAGCAGCACAGTCATACCTTGTTAATATGAGCACTTTTGATCCAATCCGAGCCATCCATCTGATACATCCATAAAGGataaataaaaacgaaaacaTTCAGGACTGATTAAGGCCGCCTTCAGTTCCCTGTAATAGAGAGTGAAGAGGAAATTAGACAAAATTTTGAGAGCCTCGAGTGCATTTTACTCGGCACCATTATCTTTTAAACAATGCGGTGCAGTTTGAAATGAGTGGTGGTCCACGAGATGTGTTATGACGCCTTATAGCATGACGAAATATCTGCTAATACAACTGTTCATGCCCCTTGAACAACAAGTACATATCTGTATCGAGTAGCCTGAAAGCTGCTGAAAGCAGCTTTTCAATGTCGCCCAACCTTCAATTCTTTGCTACACGGCAACTCATTGAATGCAGCAAATACTAAGGCAGCTTGGCAATGCCAAGCATGcgacaagaagaaaaaacgctGCTACAAAGGAATTGGCATTTTAGGACTGCCTTTCACTTGTTTCTGCAGTCAATATACAGGTACAAGAAGCCCTTATCGGGGCAGGCATGGTTTTGTTCTTGGCGCTATCTATATTAACACAACAAATATACACGGTTATAAGCATTGCGCATTTTCACCCTGCTCACTATTTGGAGAACTTTTCGTACGGACAAGGAATAAATATGAAATAGTTTGATCCGCAGAAAAAGTGTTCATATTAACAGTGGTCTAGTCAATGGAGTACGGCTCACGGCTCATGTAGGTGGTGTGACCATCATTAAATGGGATGCACAGCATTAATGTGAGCAAAAGTAAGTGATAAGCTGTTCTCGACAATAGGAGCTGTAGGTCAGGTGGCACCCGTATGCAGTTGGGCATCTGTACAGTACTTAGAGCAAGGGCTCATCAAGAAAGTTTGTTAGACGCGCACACACATGCCACACCTTGTTTAGTTTATCTGTCATGCTGTTGGGAAACACTTGTGACAGGATTTGGAAGTTTTTCACCCTTCCAATTACTCCTTCCACATGTGTGCGAATCCTTGCTATGCGTTTTGTCTCTGCTTCGTCTTCTTCCGACAGTTGTGGAAGCCCATTCATTAACAGTGGGTTGTTCAAGTGTAGCGAGCGCTGCTTGCAATCATCAGCTATTGTAGATCCTCTGTCGGCCATCACACTGCGCCCAGATGAAAGCATGTCAAAAATGCCATGTGACTCGGTTAATGCCTTATCTGAGAGCCTTCCAGGTGCACGATCTGAAACAAACTTAACGAACCCATTGGGGCTGCACAATATTAGGCCTTTTGCAGTGTTGTGCTTTTTGTAGGGGGAGTATGTTTCACTCTGAAGGATGAAGGGGTGTCTCTAAATATCTCCGTGCAGTCCATGATGCCGTCAACTGTGTTGTATTCGTTTTCAACGAACACTTGAGGCCGGTACTTGTCACAAACGGGGGGTGGCATCCATGTCGGCGCCTACATGAAGAGTCCCAGAGGATCATTTCAgaactttggttgatatatcatttCAGCATCTGCTAGGAATTTCTTGTCCTTTAGTCATACCTGACAGTGCCTGTTTTTCAAGAAATCCAGCCGACACTGTAGTCATTGATACTCCGAACCTATTAAAGGATTTCACTTTTCTGAGAATGTTTTGAAGAAGAGTTTAACACAAGATCCTTTCTTGTAATATGACAGCACATAGGCTTAAAATAAATGCACTTCTAATTATTTTTATTCATAACCCCGTCAAGCATGCATCGTCACAAAACTTAGCGTCTGGCTGAGAATGGCACCCATTCATTTTAACAGTACTAGTTGCTTCTTAAGTTCGCTATTGTACAACATCATAAACAATCTTCTCATGTTTCCCTCCTTCCCTCTGTTTCACTAGGGAAATAATCCTATTCAGCAGTAACTTTCAGCAGTCACAAGTGCGCTGCTTACCTGTAGACTAGGTCAGTTCCACCAAGGCCCAGCCACAGACGCATCAACACTAGGATCATCTGTGTCTTCAAAGGCAAAATAAACTTCCTGTTCTCACCTTCTGCATTGGACATATGCCAGAAGCGTAGTTTCTTGACTTTCGGCTCAAGGAAAAAGCAAAAGGCATCGAGCCGTTCCCTTGATGTGAAGGCTGTGTAGTACCTCAGCTTTTTTGGGGTCTTAGATCAGGGCTTCATAAGTAAATTCATTTTTTTGGCTTCAGCTTTCGTGTGTTTAACAGCATTGTATTATACCGGTAAGTCAAGTTTTAGTAACGTGTTCTTTTGCTGCAATGGACTGCACAATTTTGTTCCTGCAGCTTGTTCTTTCTGCGCCTTTGCTAGTCGTTTCTTAATTACCTGTGCTTTTAAACTGTCCACTTCATTTTGAAGCATTGATATTATGTCCTTTTGTTCAGCAATCTTGACAAGGGCGCATTGGTCGTTTTCTTGCCGGAAGCTGTTTCTGTGACCTCCAGTTGCGCCATGTGAAGTCGTGCTATCAATGGCAGTGTGACTAGCCTCATCTCTACCGGCATACTGCTCCGCTTGTACTG
This region of Amblyomma americanum isolate KBUSLIRL-KWMA chromosome 5, ASM5285725v1, whole genome shotgun sequence genomic DNA includes:
- the LOC144132372 gene encoding uncharacterized protein LOC144132372, with translation MIRVPTVFPLKPQKPTQNTSAVQAEQYAGRDEASHTAIDSTTSHGATGGHRNSFRQENDQCALVKIAEQKDIISMLQNEVDSLKAQPKVKKLRFWHMSNAEGENRKFILPLKTQMILVLMRLWLGLGGTDLVYRELKAALISPECFRFYLSFMDVSDGWLGLDQKCSY